A region from the Lolium perenne isolate Kyuss_39 chromosome 4, Kyuss_2.0, whole genome shotgun sequence genome encodes:
- the LOC127296992 gene encoding protein STRUBBELIG-RECEPTOR FAMILY 6 encodes MGTRRRGGGMLDAASLPLLLLLLACVWPQQQILVAADTDASDVTALNTLFTSLNSPGQLKGWQATGGDPCGQSWQGITCSGSSVTAIKLPNSGLSGNLGYNMNTMGSLVEIDMSQNNLGGGQAIQYNLPTNKLERLNLAGNQFTGNLPYSIFSMNNLKYLNLNHNQLQGKMTDVFSNLGSLTTVDLSFNSLTDDLPEGLSSLSSLKTLYLQNNQFTGNINVLANLPLSDLNIANNRFTGWIPSQLKKINSLQTDGNSWTTGPAPPPPPFTAPPSNRRKSPGQNSDSSSSSGGKSGIGGGGVAGIIISLLVVGAIVAFFVIRRRKRKPKMAEHFEQHQPFTSFPSNEVKDMKPFEESTTIDVESLASPASVAQKPPTKIERNNSFEDDDFSNKRVPKKSNAKHIKAIVYSVADLQIATDSFSMDNLVGEGTFGRVYRSQFDDGKVLAVKKLDCTVIPFQSSDDFVELVSNISKLHHPNLNELVGYCMEHGQHLLVYDFHRNGSLHDLLHLSDEYSKPLSWNSRIKIALGSARALEYLHEVCSPSIIHKNFKSSNILLDSEFNPHLSDAALASFIPDAEFQGAEQSAGCTAPEVDMTGQYTLKSDVYSFGVVMLELLTGRRPFDSSKPRSEQSLVRWATPQLHDIDALDSMVDPALKGLYPAKSLSRFADVLALCVQPEPEFRPPMSEVVEALVRLVQRANMTKRMLDGDNSSRRGDDQDQDFI; translated from the exons ATGGGGAcgaggaggagaggcggcggaATGCTGGATGCGGCGtcgctgccgctgctgctgctcctgcttGCCTGCGTCTGGCCCCAGCAGCAAATCTTGGTCGCCGCAGACACTGACGCCAGTGACG TTACTGCCCTCAACACGCTCTTCACTAGCTTGAATTCTCCGGGGCAGCTAAAAGGCTGGCAAGCGACTGGCGGTGACCCTTGCGGTCAATCATGGCAGGGCATCACTTGCTCAGGATCATCGGTTACAGCAAT CAAATTGCCAAACTCGGGGCTGTCCGGGAATTTGGGATACAATATGAATACCATGGGTTCGTTGGTTGAGAT TGACATGAGCCAAAATAACCTTGGTGGTGGACAAGCGATACAGTACAATCTCCCTACTAATAAGCTTGAGAGGCT CAATCTCGCAGGAAACCAGTTCACTGGAAATTTACCCTACTCGATTTTCTCGATGAATAATCTTAAGTATTT AAATCTTAATCATAACCAGTTACAAGGGAAAATGACCGATGTATTTTCCAACCTTGGTAGCTTGACAACAGT GGATCTCTCCTTTAATTCTCTTACGGATGACCTACCAGAAGGTCTTAGTTCCTTGTCAAGTCTTAAGACTTT ATATTTGCAGAACAATCAGTTCACTGGTAATATCAATGTCCTAGCTAATCTCCCCCTTTCTGATCT GAATATTGCAAATAATCGTTTCACTGGTTGGATTCCTAGTCAGCTAAAGAAGATAAACAGTCTACA GACTGATGGTAATTCTTGGACTACGGGACcagcaccaccgccgccgccatttACAGCTCCACCTTCAAACCGTCGGAAGAGCCCAGGTCAAAACAGCGATAGTTCATCAAGTTCTGGTGGAAAGTCTGGAATAggtggtggaggtgtagcaggcaTTATCATATCGTTGCTGGTTGTTGGAGCAATTGTTGCATTTTTTGTGATAAGAAGAAGAAAACGCAAACCTAAAATGGCAGAACACTTTGAACAGCACCAGCCATTCACTTCGTTTCCTTCAAACGAAGTTAAAG ACATGAAGCCTTTTGAAGAGTCTACCACAATAGATGTGGAATCTTTGGCTTCCCCTGCTTCAGTTGCTCAGAAGCCACCCACCAAGATTGAACGCAACAATTCATTTGAGGATGATGACTTTTCAAACAAGCGTGTTCCAAAGAAAAGCAATGCAAAACATATAAAGGCAATTGTTTATTCAGTTGCGGATCTACAAATAGCAACAGATAGCTTCAGCATGGATAATCTTGTTGGAGAGGGTACTTTTGGACGTGTCTACAGGTCACAGTTCGATGATGGAAAG GTTTTAGCTGTGAAGAAACTAGATTGTACTGTGATACCATTCCAATCTTCTGATGACTTTGTTGAACTGGTCTCAAACATTTCAAAGTTGCACCATCCCAATCTCAACGAGCTTGTGGGCTATTGCATGGAACATGGACAACACTTGCTCGTGTATGATTTCCACAGGAATGGATCACTTCATGATCTACTCCATCTTTCAGACGAATACAGCAAGCCACTTAGCTGGAACTCTCGTATTAAGATTGCACTAGGCTCTGCCCGTGCATTGGA GTATCTTCATGAAGTATGTTCTCCGTCCATCATCCACAAAAATTTCAAGTCATCCAACATTCTGCTCGACTCAGAATTCAATCCGCACCTCTCAGATGCTGCACTTGCAAGCTTTATTCCTGATGCTGAGTTCCAG GGAGCAGAACAGAGTGCTGGGTGCACTGCCCCGGAGGTGGACATGACTGGCCAGTATACTCTCAAGAGTGATGTCTACAGCTTTGGGGTGGTCATGCTAGAGCTTTTGACCGGACGCAGACCATTTGACAG CTCTAAGCCTAGGTCAGAGCAGTCACTGGTGCGGTGGGCGACTCCCCAGCTGCACGACATCGATGCACTGGACAGCATGGTCGACCCTGCGCTCAAGGGTCTGTACCCTGCCAAGTCCCTGTCCCGGTTCGCCGACGTGCTCGCCTTGTGTGTCCAG CCTGAACCAGAATTCAGGCCACCGATGTCGGAGGTGGTGGAGGCGTTGGTCCGGCTCGTGCAGAGAGCCAACATGACCAAGAGAATGCTCGACGGAGACAATTCTTCTCGGCGGGGCGATGACCAGGACCAGGATTTCATATGA